The genomic region ATGAGTCGCCCGGTTCACGTTGGGATTCGACTGCCAGTTGCGCAGGTCCCACCCAAGCTGTCCCGGCGAGTAGCCGCTGCCTAAACCAATCTGCGCTATCGTTTTGGGGATGCTCAGCTGAGCCGCTTCCATGACCCGGATGACAAACGTGGTGCAGTTGAAATTAGCCAGGTGATAGGTAGCGTCTGAGTACATATCTATCCCGTACAGCGCCCCAGCAAACTGGCCGGGGGTTACGTCGGGATACGTAACATGAACAGTATAATTATCCCTTGTCACATTGTCTCCATTGTCTTTTAATACTGGTGCTACAGGCTGTATCAAAGAAAGTGGTCCGTTGGCCGGATAGAAGCCGATTACCTGCGTTATGCTTTCACTTGGATTGCTACGATTAGTTTTTGTTACCTCAATGCAGGTATGCCTATTGAATTATCAACTCCAATAGAAGAGCCACTGCCCGGCGACGGTTCCTGCACATGAACCGTGATAGAAAACTTAAATTGCTGTGCGTTCACAAACTAATTGCTTCCAAAGCAACGAAGATATGACTGAATGCTGTTGATAACGGGCGCACCCTGCCCACCAAAATTATACTGGACAGCTTGAGTACCCGTATTCCCTGTTCCGCCAATTCCAGTTGGCTCTCCCGGATTGCCAGTCGGGGTTCCTGTCGTTACGGTCCCACCCGGAGTAGCAAAACAATTAAAAGAAATATCTGTGTGGGTGTATTGCCATTCTGTACAAACGTCACCCACGCAAGTTCTTTCGTACCAGTCAATATACGTCGGCTGGCACACCAGATTAGGTTGCGCCATACGCGCGTTTTCTGTTACGGGGGAAACTTCCCCAATGTAATGTCCAATCTGATAACGTGCCCCATACTGTAAGTTTTCATTCCAGTCAAAGAAAAGCACATAGCCCGTAAAGTCTTTTACAACCTGCCGGAAAGAGCTTTTGTCAAGAGCATGCTTCTTATCTTATTGATAAAAAATATACCAGAGGCCACCACTTTCATGATCAGGGAGCGATAATTCCCATTTTTGTCTCTGACAACTACATACTTTGTCAGAACCGTAATGTTTTCGTAGGGGTCCTCCCGATACACTGCATCCGGTTTGGAATGATCACGGTTTTTGCGGGCACCCTGAACCGCTTCGTAATCCAGCGGTAGTTCAACCACGGTTTCACCATTCAGCTCATAGCTTTCGCCTTTTTCCCATCTTGGTGTTTTGTTTTTTGATTTCGTTCCGGCGGTAACTCGGTTGTTTTTTCCGTAGCCTACCTTATCAAACCAGGCCTTCGCGGCCACAACGTGAGGGTCTGAGGATACCGGAGAAACCGGAAGTGTTTCTTTATCCTGCTCACAGGCATAGAAAGTGATTGATAGAACTAAAAAAGGAGAAACAGAATAAATCTTTTCATAAAGAAGACAGGCGTTTTGATTAGGTGATTACTTTACCAAAAGTGCAATCACTTTTCAACACCTGCCTTGACATATATCAAGAAACGTTCCTTCTTGCTTTGGCCCGCATCCGGCTCAGCGTCTCCGGCGTCATGCCCAGATAGGAAGCAATCTGTTTCAGCGGAACGCGGTTGAACAGGTGCGGCGAGGTAGCCATAAGCTGTTCAAAACGCTCCTGGGCGGTCTGCATGCGGAGTTGCCGCGTCCGCTCTTCACTGCGTACGTAATAGGTCTCGGTCAGCACCCGGCCAACCCGGTTGAACTCCGGAAACTGGTCGTACAGGCGCTGGAGATTCTGAAACGAAATCGCCACGATCGTGCTGTCTTCCAGCAGTTCGATAAATTCGTACGCGGGTTGTTGGCTGAAGAAGCTGTAGACGGAAATAATGAACTCCTCTTCGGCCATGAACCAGGACGTTAACTCCTTGTCCTCTTCCAGATAAAAAGCCCGTGCCAGCCCTTTTTCTACAAACCACAACTGGTTACAGACCTGTCCGGGCTGCAGGAGCAAGGTGCCTCTGGGCAGATTCCGAATCTTGACCGCCTCCGCCAGCGCTTCCCGAAACGCCCCGGACATGGGCGTAATGCGCTCAATCTGGGCAAGCAAATGCTGCATACAGCTTACAGACTACAGGCGTAGGTGCTCTCGTACCCCGGAAAATGCGGGGACATTACGCCGCCGACGCTGATAACCCGGTCGAGCCGGATTTCGTCGCCCGCCGCCAGAATCAGGTATTCCCCATCCTCACGGGTTTCGACGGATTTGATCAGGGCATCGCGTTTGTAATATTCGTGCAGGTCCGTCAGGAACTCGAAGCGGACGAATTTTTTCTGCTGCGCCGTGGCCTGGATATGGTCGTAGAAGGCGCGGTCGATGGGTTGATAAGCTGTCATCTGTTGTAAGACCCTGTTTCCTAAAGAACAGCAAAGAACCGGAAAGTGATTCTTCCACCCCTTCTTTTTCATTAAACAGATGCCATATCTCCAAGATATGGCATCTGTTTAATGAAAAAGCCCCGCCGGACATGTCCAACGGGGCTTTTCTATGGTATTAAGGCTTACTCCAGCGTCGAAAGCTCCTTCTGGAACTCCGTCAGGATGACCTCCTTCATGGCAATCTTCCGCTTCTGCGTGTTGATCTTGCCTTGTGCCTGCTTGTCCAGGTCGGGGTCGCCGGTGAGCGTGAGGCTGTTCATGGCCAGCGACAAATCGCTTTTCTCGCGGCGGACGAGGTATTCCATCTCCCGGATTTTGGTCCGGAGTTGCTCGCTCTTGCTTTTCAGTTCAAAAGCCGGGTAT from Tellurirhabdus rosea harbors:
- a CDS encoding Crp/Fnr family transcriptional regulator, translating into MQHLLAQIERITPMSGAFREALAEAVKIRNLPRGTLLLQPGQVCNQLWFVEKGLARAFYLEEDKELTSWFMAEEEFIISVYSFFSQQPAYEFIELLEDSTIVAISFQNLQRLYDQFPEFNRVGRVLTETYYVRSEERTRQLRMQTAQERFEQLMATSPHLFNRVPLKQIASYLGMTPETLSRMRAKARRNVS